One part of the Mytilus trossulus isolate FHL-02 chromosome 11, PNRI_Mtr1.1.1.hap1, whole genome shotgun sequence genome encodes these proteins:
- the LOC134689844 gene encoding uncharacterized protein LOC134689844, whose translation MRTPNSFQGGGRRDTGVSWQRTPQHNYTPTGTGVSGQRTPQKYNTPRETGVSGYMTPQGGCQTRRTGMSSQGTPQRDCQPRETGVLGQGTPQGDQQARGAGVSSQRAPQPDYKPKETGVSSLRTPQPDYKLRETGVSGQRTPQGPALPKLMDIPTLQQCPIQGCPIRALDIQPHVMLEHVAEVFGEQRDQPRASLAPIRVAALQAQAWMLVGGDLEDLVTHVNRLEITRPHIIGQAVQGQMEEVCREGGRPVPPYFSTAPVNSPGALIDWRVQAAIMGELGDRADAFRGMFRLQGPRAAIGSSAGQIGQAEGGIDPLRSPSDSPPGKKLFVDSAIRSPTPPAFDSHFHLDRGWRQWRMNGRMDRQRFIEMRLPTPPRNPVDLVGGVMVYCDPGTWPSALALQEPPGGSPWVTAIGVHPKKAQQLDDSSFDKMERLLGLPGVRAIGEVGLDQSQRDPPLQRQVSTLRWVLNLCKGRPEVPLILHIRGAPEDRHSAEAHLKALTIVRERVDPQQRIHLHCFDGGRQEARRWRDAFPNVYFGYTGEVIRFDQEQGQVVSSLPLDRILLESDAPYFRPSWVPNHSYGHPQYIAEVAMGLLAFRSGDTLWALLEAITSNARVLYRV comes from the coding sequence ATGCGGACACCAAACTCGTTCCAGGGAGGAGGAAGAAGGGACACAGGGGTGTCGTGGCAAAGGACACCCCAACATAACTACACGCCCACTGGGACAGGGGTGTCAGGACAGAGGACACCCCAGAAGTATAACACACCGAGAGAGACTGGGGTGTCGGGTTATATGACACCCCAGGGAGGCTGTCAGACGAGGAGGACTGGGATGTCGAGTCAAGGGACACCCCAACGGGACTGCCAGCCGAGGGAGACTGGGGTGTTGGGCCAAGGGACACCCCAAGGAGACCAACAAGCCAGGGGGGCTGGGGTGTCAAGTCAAAGGGCACCCCAACCAGACTACAAGCCGAAGGAGACTGGGGTGTCAAGTCTAAGGACACCCCAACCTGACTACAAGCTGAGGGAGACTGGGGTGTCAGGCCAGAGGACACCCCAAGGACCTGCACTGCCAAAGTTGATGGACATCCCCACCCTACAGCAGTGCCCCATCCAGGGTTGCCCCATAAGGGCATTGGATATTCAGCCACATGTGATGCTGGAACATGTGGCTGAAGTATTCGGAGAACAACGAGACCAACCAAGGGCTTCCCTCGCTCCAATCAGGGTAGCAGCACTACAGGCACAGGCCTGGATGCTAGTGGGTGGGGACCTAGAGGATTTGGTCACCCATGTGAATAGGCTGGAGATAACACGGCCCCACATCATTGGGCAGGCAGTCCAGGGGCAGATGGAGGAGGTATGCCGGGAAGGGGGACGACCAGTTCCCCCATACTTCTCAACAGCACCGGTCAACTCTCCTGGAGCCCTCATTGACTGGAGGGTCCAGGCAGCCATAATGGGGGAGTTGGGAGACAGGGCGGATGCGTTTAGGGGAATGTTTAGGCTGCAAGGTCCCCGGGCAGCCATAGGGTCCTCAGCAGGCCAGATAGGACAGGCAGAGGGGGGAATAGATCCGTTGAGGTCCCCCTCCGACTCCCCTCCAGGAAAAAAACTATTTGTGGACAGTGCAATCAGGAGTCCAACACCTCCCGCATTTGACTCCCACTTCCATTTAGACCGGGGGTGGAGGCAATGGAGGATGAACGGGAGGATGGACCGGCAACGGTTCATCGAGATGCGCCTTCCAACCCCCCCAAGAAACCCAGTGGACTTAGTAGGAGGGGTTATGGTGTATTGTGACCCAGGGACATGGCCATCTGCATTGGCATTGCAGGAACCCCCTGGAGGATCACCCTGGGTCACAGCAATAGGAGTCCACCCCAAAAAGGCCCAGCAGCTGGACGATAGTTCGTTCGACAAGATGGAACGGCTGCTGGGGTTGCCTGGGGTAAGGGCCATTGGAGAAGTTGGGTTGGATCAGAGCCAGCGGGACCCACCTCTTCAAAGGCAGGTTAGCACCCTAAGGTGGGTCCTAAATTTGTGCAAGGGAAGGCCAGAGGTTCCCCTCATTCTCCATATTAGAGGGGCTCCCGAGGATCGCCATAGTGCGGAGGCGCACCTGAAAGCCCTCACCATAGTCCGGGAGAGGGTGGACCCTCAGCAGAGGATCCATCTCCATTGCTTTGATGGGGGCAGGCAGGAAGCGAGGCGTTGGAGGGATGCCTTCCCCAATGTCTATTTTGGGTATACGGGGGAGGTAATCCGGTTTGACCAGGAACAAGGGCAAGTGGTGTCGTCCCTCCCCCTAGACAGGATACTACTGGAGAGTGATGCCCCCTATTTCAGGCCATCATGGGTGCCCAATCACAGCTATGGGCATCCCCAGTATATTGCCGAGGTGGCAATGGGACTTTTGGCCTTTAGGTCGGGGGACACCCTTTGGGCATTGCTGGAGGCCATCACCAGCAATGCACGAGTTCTGTATAGGGTGTAG